In one Ignavibacteriales bacterium genomic region, the following are encoded:
- a CDS encoding PAS domain S-box protein, with translation MKDQNSKALDLFLLMFNLSQLILKEKIVDVFVEAIKEIWSDIIVSYQLSKTGDEKNIIEISTSNSNYGFIKIDNFADLENEDQGLLQNAVGMLAIILKENEQDKLLADEKLHLQKLVDEKINALKESEVKYRNIFENIQDVYFETLIDGTILELSPSIGFITKGQYNRNELIGKSMYDFYLNTNERQTLLSALRERGSVTDFEITLKNKDGSQISCSISSKICFDTQGNPEKIIGGMRDISTRKQSEKVTTALYDISKAVYTSDTLDLLFSRIHHALVQIIHAKNLFIALIDEAGENLVFPYEVDENTDDSSTVISLNDSQSLTVAVIKSRKPLLLDEKELNERYASGKSRLWKSKPKCWMGVPLLLGERVIGAMAVQDYDKAGVYTNEDVLLFTVAAEQVTIAIQRKISEEALKESEEHFRSVAQSANDGIITADNKGIILGWNPGAEKIFGYTEKEISGKELSKIIPQDYIEQHIKGMRRIEQGGENHVIGKTVELHGIHKNGKEFPLELSLAEWETSNGKFFTGIIRDITQRKQAENEIQKHNIQLSEINAAKDKFFSIIAHDLKSPFLGFLNLTEIMATESQDFTISQFAEFSQALNESAVNLYKLLENLLDWATIQRGKMDFNLQKHNLSKLVSQSISTIMDRAKQKGISIINLVEDSIKVSADEKMINSVFRNLLSNAVKFTRKDGTITVNAKSIDNGMIEISVSDTGVGISKDVVVKLFKVGEKIGSKGTEGELSTGLGLLLCKEFIEMHNGKIWVESKEEIGSTFYFTLPKII, from the coding sequence ATGAAAGATCAAAATTCTAAGGCGCTTGATTTATTTCTTCTAATGTTTAATCTGTCTCAGCTAATATTAAAGGAAAAGATTGTTGATGTTTTTGTGGAAGCCATAAAAGAAATATGGTCAGATATAATTGTCTCATATCAGCTATCAAAAACCGGGGACGAAAAAAATATAATTGAAATCTCTACTTCCAACAGTAATTATGGATTTATAAAGATTGATAATTTTGCTGATTTGGAAAATGAAGACCAAGGTCTACTTCAAAATGCAGTAGGAATGCTTGCAATTATTCTAAAGGAAAATGAACAGGATAAACTTTTGGCAGATGAGAAATTGCATTTACAAAAACTTGTTGATGAAAAAATAAATGCACTTAAGGAAAGCGAAGTAAAGTATCGCAATATCTTTGAGAATATACAGGATGTGTATTTCGAGACATTGATAGATGGTACGATCCTTGAATTAAGCCCTTCTATTGGGTTTATAACGAAAGGACAGTATAATAGGAATGAACTCATTGGAAAGTCAATGTATGACTTCTATCTTAATACTAATGAACGGCAAACTCTTCTATCAGCATTACGAGAGAGAGGAAGTGTTACAGATTTTGAAATAACGCTCAAGAACAAAGATGGCTCACAAATTTCATGTTCGATTTCGTCAAAGATCTGTTTCGATACCCAAGGGAATCCGGAAAAAATTATTGGAGGTATGCGCGATATTTCTACTCGTAAACAATCTGAAAAAGTTACCACAGCCTTGTACGATATCTCAAAGGCAGTTTACACTTCAGACACTTTAGATTTGCTCTTTTCCCGAATTCATCATGCTCTTGTCCAAATCATACACGCAAAGAATTTATTTATAGCACTTATCGACGAGGCAGGCGAAAACTTAGTTTTTCCATACGAAGTTGACGAGAATACTGATGACTCCTCCACAGTCATTTCTCTTAACGATTCTCAATCGTTAACAGTTGCAGTGATCAAATCCAGGAAGCCTCTTTTGCTGGATGAAAAGGAATTAAACGAAAGGTATGCAAGTGGAAAAAGTCGTTTATGGAAAAGTAAACCAAAGTGCTGGATGGGGGTTCCATTGTTACTCGGTGAGCGCGTCATCGGTGCAATGGCGGTGCAGGATTATGATAAAGCTGGTGTATACACCAATGAGGATGTTTTACTTTTTACAGTGGCAGCAGAACAGGTGACGATTGCCATTCAACGTAAAATTTCAGAAGAAGCGTTGAAAGAAAGTGAAGAACACTTTAGATCTGTTGCTCAATCCGCTAATGATGGTATTATTACAGCCGATAACAAAGGAATAATATTAGGCTGGAACCCTGGAGCTGAAAAAATATTTGGTTATACGGAAAAAGAGATATCCGGAAAAGAATTGAGTAAAATAATTCCGCAAGATTACATTGAACAACACATCAAAGGAATGAGGCGTATTGAACAAGGTGGTGAAAATCATGTTATTGGTAAAACAGTAGAATTGCATGGAATTCATAAGAACGGAAAAGAGTTTCCATTGGAATTATCATTAGCAGAATGGGAAACTTCTAATGGGAAATTTTTTACCGGAATTATTCGGGATATTACCCAACGCAAACAGGCTGAAAACGAAATTCAAAAACATAACATACAACTATCGGAAATCAATGCCGCCAAAGACAAATTCTTTTCAATCATTGCTCACGATTTAAAAAGTCCTTTTCTTGGTTTTTTAAATCTAACTGAAATTATGGCAACTGAAAGCCAGGATTTTACTATATCCCAATTTGCAGAGTTTAGCCAGGCATTAAATGAATCTGCTGTTAATCTGTATAAGTTGCTCGAAAATTTATTGGACTGGGCAACAATACAAAGGGGAAAAATGGATTTCAATTTGCAAAAACATAATCTCAGTAAATTGGTTTCCCAAAGTATTTCTACTATTATGGATCGTGCAAAACAAAAAGGTATTTCCATAATCAATCTAGTTGAAGATTCTATAAAAGTTTCAGCAGATGAAAAAATGATTAACTCAGTTTTCAGAAATCTTCTATCCAACGCAGTCAAATTCACCAGAAAAGATGGAACGATTACGGTAAATGCTAAATCAATCGATAATGGAATGATAGAAATATCAGTAAGCGATACTGGTGTTGGAATTAGTAAGGACGTTGTTGTGAAGTTGTTTAAGGTTGGGGAAAAGATAGGCTCAAAAGGGACTGAAGGAGAATTGAGTACCGGACTGGGTTTATTACTCTGCAAAGAATTTATTGAAATGCACAATGGAAAAATTTGGGTTGAGAGCAAAGAGGAAATAGGATCAACTTTTTATTTTACTTTGCCAAAAATCATTTGA